From one Bacteroidota bacterium genomic stretch:
- a CDS encoding 2-phosphosulfolactate phosphatase, which yields MSDHTKQSVEVCFSPALYPNIITRGDFIVVVVDILRATTSMCAALQHGVKEIFPVGTLEEAIHWKKEGFYVAAERDGAILDFADFGNSPQDYTNGKAAGLTIVYSTTNGTHAISVAKNAPTLAIGAFVNITALTSWLIQENRKVVILCAGWKNMFAIEDAAFAGALTENLIQSESFTTACDSALAAMEIWNAAKQDPQKYLDKAMHRNRLRELKLDGMLDYAYSFDQTTVVPVLVDGKIVDINKQ from the coding sequence ATGAGTGACCATACAAAACAATCGGTTGAAGTATGCTTCAGCCCGGCACTTTACCCCAATATTATTACCCGGGGAGATTTTATCGTAGTGGTGGTCGATATACTCAGAGCAACAACGTCAATGTGCGCTGCCTTACAGCATGGTGTCAAGGAAATCTTTCCTGTTGGTACCCTGGAGGAAGCCATACACTGGAAAAAAGAAGGATTTTATGTAGCGGCGGAAAGGGATGGAGCCATACTCGATTTTGCCGATTTTGGAAATTCACCTCAGGATTATACTAATGGGAAAGCGGCTGGGCTTACCATTGTTTATAGTACTACCAACGGCACCCATGCCATCTCGGTCGCAAAAAATGCGCCGACTCTGGCTATTGGGGCATTTGTAAATATCACGGCCTTAACTTCCTGGCTTATCCAGGAAAACAGAAAGGTAGTAATATTGTGCGCCGGATGGAAAAATATGTTTGCCATTGAAGATGCGGCTTTTGCTGGAGCTTTGACAGAAAACCTTATCCAATCGGAATCATTCACAACAGCCTGCGATTCTGCTCTGGCTGCCATGGAAATATGGAATGCCGCGAAACAAGACCCGCAAAAATACCTCGATAAGGCCATGCACCGAAACCGGCTAAGGGAACTAAAACTCGACGGAATGCTTGATTATGCATACTCTTTCGACCAAACCACGGTGGTGCCCGTACTTGTAGATGGGAAAATTGTGGATATCAACAAACAATAA